AAGTGAGGAAGTGCTTCCAGAGGGGATGTATCGCAGCGAGCTGACGAACGAACTGATCGATGAGAGTCTTAAAAATCAGAGACCGATCGCAGTCATGGTGGACAATGAGTCTATTGCATTGCCACATTATGGATTATCCCAGGCAGATGTTGTTTATGAGATGATGAACAGTACATTAAACGGCAGGATCACCAGATTTATGGTACTTGTCAAAGACTGGGAGAATATCAAACAGTTAGGAAGCATCCGGAGTGTGCGCCCGACGAATATACTGATCGCATCTGAGTGGAATGCAGTCATCTGTCATGATGGCGGTCCTTTCTATATTGATGAATATATGGCAGATCCGAGTGTGGATAATTTTAGTGGTACTTTCTCCCGTGTGGATAACGGTAAATCAAGAGAGTATACCGAATATATCTTACCGGGCGATCTGGACAAGAACTTTGAGAACAGCGGTGTGTCCAAAGAATATACCTCCTATTATGAGGGTCCACATTATCAGTTCGCAAGTGAGAGTAATCCGGTGGATCTTTCATCAGCGTCTGATGCAATTGATGCAAAACTGGTAGATCTTCCATTTCCTCATAACGGTTCTTATTTAGAGTACAATGCAGATGACCAGCTCTATTATTATTCAGAGTATGGTAAAGCACATGTAGATCCGGGCAATGACAACAAACAGCTTTGCTTTAAGAATCTTCTGATCCAGAGCTGCGGATATACACAGTATGATGAACACGGTTATCTGATCTTTGACTGTGTCAGTCAGGGTGGAGGATATTATGTGACCAACGGAAAAGCAATTCCGGTTACATGGAAAAAAGAGAAAATGACTTCCCCGACACGTTATTATGATGCGGCAGGTAATGAGATTAAGATCAATACAGGTAAGACTTATGTCGGATTTGTTCCGGTAGATGACTGGCTTGATCTTGTAATTGAATAAGCAGATTGAAAAAATCCGTATTTCAGAAATGAAGTACGGATTTTTTTATATTGTTTTTAGGCTTTTAAAATCATGTGTTTTGCGGTAAAATGAAAAATATATGTAGTCAGAAAGCAGAATTTTGGCAGAAGCAAATGAATGGAAAGAAAACGGAGAAGCTGTAGTGGATAAAAGTACATTTGAGACGGACAGAGAATATACGGTATGGGAGATACTGAAGGGAAACCTTAAAGTATGGTGGCTGATGCTTGTTGGAGCACTGGCAGGAGCAATGCTTTTGGGTGGGTATAAATATTATTCAAACCGTTCTTATATTTCTGAAAAAAATTATGAGGATGATT
The Roseburia rectibacter DNA segment above includes these coding regions:
- a CDS encoding DUF3048 domain-containing protein, which produces MKRRAILMLTALAMTVSITACGSKNTDETAADSTEVAMTEAGTEETETESEEVLPEGMYRSELTNELIDESLKNQRPIAVMVDNESIALPHYGLSQADVVYEMMNSTLNGRITRFMVLVKDWENIKQLGSIRSVRPTNILIASEWNAVICHDGGPFYIDEYMADPSVDNFSGTFSRVDNGKSREYTEYILPGDLDKNFENSGVSKEYTSYYEGPHYQFASESNPVDLSSASDAIDAKLVDLPFPHNGSYLEYNADDQLYYYSEYGKAHVDPGNDNKQLCFKNLLIQSCGYTQYDEHGYLIFDCVSQGGGYYVTNGKAIPVTWKKEKMTSPTRYYDAAGNEIKINTGKTYVGFVPVDDWLDLVIE